The Collimonas sp. PA-H2 genome contains a region encoding:
- a CDS encoding peptidylprolyl isomerase, which produces MTFKPSRLLVVLFAAAALPVMAQNLAVVNGKAIPSSRADMMVKQLSAQGGQADTPELRNMVKDELINREVLIQEADKLGLGNNADVKAQADIARQSILIRALVADFIKKNPIKDADIQAEYDKFKAQAGDKEYHAQHILVENEADAKAIIVKLKAGGKFEDLAKQSKDPGSAANGGDLGWATPASFVKPFSDALVALKPGQLTETPVKTQFGYHVIKLDEVRAAKIPTLAEVKPQITEALQQKKLQAYQQDLRAKAKVQ; this is translated from the coding sequence ATGACATTTAAACCTTCACGTTTACTGGTGGTACTTTTTGCAGCTGCTGCATTGCCTGTCATGGCCCAAAACCTGGCAGTCGTGAACGGTAAGGCAATCCCTTCGTCGCGCGCTGACATGATGGTCAAGCAATTGTCCGCACAAGGCGGTCAGGCTGACACCCCGGAACTGCGCAACATGGTCAAGGATGAACTGATCAACCGTGAAGTGCTGATCCAGGAAGCCGACAAGCTGGGCCTGGGCAACAACGCTGACGTCAAGGCGCAAGCCGACATCGCTCGTCAATCGATCCTGATCCGCGCCCTGGTCGCCGACTTCATCAAGAAGAACCCGATCAAGGATGCCGACATCCAGGCTGAATACGACAAGTTCAAGGCACAGGCCGGCGACAAGGAATACCACGCACAGCATATCCTGGTTGAAAACGAAGCCGATGCCAAAGCCATCATCGTCAAGCTGAAAGCCGGCGGCAAGTTTGAAGACCTGGCCAAGCAATCGAAGGATCCAGGTTCGGCAGCCAATGGCGGCGATCTGGGCTGGGCAACGCCAGCTTCGTTCGTGAAGCCATTCTCCGATGCACTGGTGGCGCTGAAGCCAGGTCAACTGACTGAAACACCAGTCAAGACCCAGTTCGGCTACCACGTCATCAAGCTGGATGAAGTCCGCGCCGCCAAGATCCCTACCCTGGCTGAAGTAAAGCCGCAAATCACTGAAGCTCTGCAACAGAAGAAACTGCAAGCTTACCAGCAAGATCTGCGTGCCAAAGCCAAGGTGCAATAA
- a CDS encoding BolA family transcriptional regulator — MNPRLDTIRNKLTAALAPLECIVEDESALHVGHAGAASGGGHYRVRIVCALFEGQNRLKRHRLVYDCLAEMMHAEIHALAITALAPSETKAA, encoded by the coding sequence ATGAACCCAAGGCTTGATACCATTCGTAACAAATTGACAGCTGCGCTGGCCCCGCTGGAATGTATAGTGGAGGACGAATCGGCGCTGCATGTGGGACACGCCGGCGCCGCCTCAGGCGGCGGACACTACCGGGTGCGGATAGTTTGCGCGCTTTTTGAGGGACAAAACCGCTTAAAACGGCATAGGCTGGTGTATGATTGCCTAGCTGAAATGATGCACGCCGAAATTCATGCACTGGCTATCACTGCACTGGCACCATCTGAAACAAAAGCTGCGTAG
- a CDS encoding septation protein A, with product MKFLFDLFPVILFFGIFKWSEGSPEAAQSLVSHYLSGFVSGGVVTAAQAPVLLATAVAIAATVAQIGYLLLRRKKVDAMLWVSLLIITVFGGATIYFHNETFIKWKPTVLYWAFAVALMVSQLLLKKNLVRTMMEKQLALPEPIWTRVGFAWIAFFALMGCLNLYIAFNYPTATWVNFKLFGGMGLMFAFVIGQSILLSKYIKDPDEPKA from the coding sequence ATGAAGTTCCTGTTCGACCTTTTCCCGGTAATACTTTTCTTCGGCATCTTCAAGTGGAGCGAAGGAAGTCCTGAGGCCGCGCAATCGCTGGTCAGCCACTATCTGTCAGGCTTCGTTTCCGGCGGCGTCGTCACTGCCGCGCAGGCGCCGGTGCTGCTGGCGACCGCGGTAGCGATAGCCGCTACCGTGGCGCAGATCGGCTACCTGCTGCTGCGCCGCAAGAAAGTCGACGCCATGCTGTGGGTTTCGCTGCTGATCATCACCGTGTTCGGCGGCGCCACCATCTATTTCCATAACGAGACCTTCATCAAATGGAAGCCGACCGTGCTGTACTGGGCCTTTGCGGTGGCATTGATGGTCAGCCAGCTGCTGCTCAAGAAAAACCTGGTCCGCACCATGATGGAAAAGCAACTGGCCCTGCCTGAGCCGATCTGGACGCGCGTCGGCTTTGCCTGGATCGCCTTCTTTGCCCTCATGGGTTGCCTGAACCTGTACATCGCCTTCAATTATCCGACCGCGACCTGGGTCAACTTCAAGCTGTTCGGCGGCATGGGCCTGATGTTCGCCTTCGTGATCGGCCAAAGCATCCTGCTCTCCAAATACATCAAGGACCCCGATGAACCCAAGGCTTGA